Sequence from the Gammaproteobacteria bacterium genome:
TCGTGTTGCTCAATTCATATAAAGCATTTTCCCACCATACAGAATGTTTTTGTTCCTCGATCAAATGATCAAGACTAGCGAGAAAAGCAGGAATAAATCTCTTACCTATTTTAGCAACCCCGATATATTCTCCGGTTATATCATCGCCCATCAGATCTTTCCCATATTTTTTTAGAATATTGTTTTCGTAACCCAATTTGTAATCCGCCTCTTCTCGACGACTGCTATCTGCGAAAATTACTGGATCAAGCGTTTCCTTGAGGATAGCATTCAAAACTTCTTCCTCCATGAATACGTCTCCATTCATGATGATAATTTCTTCTGGTTCATCAATAAATTTTCTTGCGAACCATGCAGAAGCCAGACTGTTGGTAACATCAAAAAATGGATTATAAAAAATTTCGACATCATAAGGCATAATTTCTTTTTTGATAATTTGATGTTTGTATCCTAGAATTATGCCTATTTTTTTGATTCCAGAATTTTTCAACAATTGTAAAGTGTAGGATATCAGAGTAGTTTTACCGATATCCAACATACACTTTGGATTACCGCTTAAGTGTCGGCTAATTCTTGTGCCTATTCCGGCTGCCAAAATTAATACTTTCATTGTTTCATGCCTTTTTGAATTTCCCAAAGTGCGTGAATTAACGTATTGTTATCTTTTTTGGTAATCGCTCCAATATGTCCTATTCTAAACAAAGTTTCTTTTAATGTTCCGCCGTTGGGACAAACAAAAATATTGTATTCATTTTTTAGCACGTTAAATAATTCAGTTGCGCTCCAGCCGCCTAATGGTTGTAATGGCGTCAGCGCGTTGGAAAGATGATTATGAAAAAATTTTAATGGTAAATTTCCCAATTTTGAACGAAAATCTTCCGCCTGTTCTTTTACCTGTGCAATGATACTTGCTATTCCTACACGAGAAATCATCCGTAATTTTTTATTCAACTGTAGCAAAATGCTAACTGCTGGGGTGAATGGTGTTTGTCCTCGTACACCGTCTTTGAGATAGTGGTTAAAATCAAAGTAGAGCATTCGTGGATGGCGGTCGGAAATTTTTTGTTTGATTTTTTCATTTAACAGGACAATGGAAATTCCCGGAGGTAACGCCAATGCCTTTTGGGAACTAATAATTAATACATCAATGCCATCTCTCTCCATCGATAGTTCATCTGCCAAAAAAGTGCTAATGGCATCCACCACCAATAAGGTATTTTCAGCGCGACAAAAATTTTTTACCACATCCATATCGTATAATACACCAGTGGAAGTTTCATGTTTATTAATTAACAGCGCGGTAAAACATTTTCCTTCGTATTCCTTTATCCGTTCCTGTGTCAATGGTTCACCATAAGCTAGATTTACTACTTCGTGGGGAATTTGATGAATAATGCACAACTCCTCAAACCGCGCACCAAAACTCCCACCGTTAATGACCAGTACCTTATCTTGCTGGGTAAGACAGTTAATGACTACTGCCTCCATTGCGCCAGTACCGGAACAAGTTAAAAATAATGCGCTCGTGGATGACAGCGCGCCAGTAGTTTCCTTTAATAGCGCCTCATTTTCCAGCATAATTTTTGAGAATTCGTGAGTTCTGAAATAGGGAATCTGTTGTGATCCAACTTCTAAAATTTCCTCATCCATTAAAACAGGACCCACAGAAAAATTTAGCATTGTTCCCTCCAATTATTCGATGCCACAGGTGGATAAAAAACAAATAAGCAGCAAGTTATATCTCGCGCGCTTGATCAGCTGCGTTTCCAATATAAGTCGCAGGACTCAATTCCTTGAGACGCGCCCGCTCTTGCACGGGAATTTCCGCCAAGGTGTCGATAAAAGCAGCAAGGGAAGCACGATTGACTGCGTGACCACGCGTCATGGCTTTGAGTCGTTCATAGGGTTGCTCTAACTGGTAACGGCGCATCACGGTTTGAATCGCCTCGGCCAACACTTCCCAATGATTATCTAGATCGGCAATTAGGATGGCGGCATCCACCGCCAGCTTATCCAGGCCAATGAGAGTTGAACGGTAAGCAAGGACAGCGTGGCTAATCGCCACGCCCAGGTTGCGCAATACTGTCGAGTCGGATAAATCGCGTTGCCAACGCGAAATCGGGAGCTTTTCTGCGAGGTGGACAAGCAAGGCATTGGCGATGCCAAGATTGCCCTCAGCATTCTCAAAATCAATGGGATTAATTTTGTGCGGCATGGTCGAGGAACCCACCTCGCCAGCGAGGGTCCGGCTGCGGAAATAGCCAAGGGAGATATAACCCCAAACATCCCGGGAAAAATCCAGCAATACTGTATTAAACCGTGCTACCGCGTGACATAGCTCGGCGATGCCATCATGGGGTTCGATTTGCGTGGTATAAGGATTCCATTCCAAGCCCAGGTTGGTGACGAAGGCTCGCGCGATCGCTGCCCAATCAAGATTAGGGTAGGCCGCCAAGTGAGCGTTGTAATTACCAACGGCACCATTGATTTTTCCAAGCAACGCGACCGTCGCTACTTGTTCATGTACACGCCGGAGACGGTGGACGACGTTCGCCAGCTCCTTGCCCACAGTGGTGGGCGAGGCGGGTTGTCCGTGAGTGCGAGCAAGCATTGGTACGTCGGCATAACGATGAGCCATTCCTGCAAGAGTTTCAATCAGTTGGCTCATGATGGGTAGCAATACATGGGAACGCGCGTCACGCAGAATCAGCGCGTGGGCAAGGTTGTTGATATCTTCCGAAGTACACGAAAAATGGATGAATTCCGAAATAGCGGCGAGTTCAGTGTTGCCCGCTACCCGCTCCTTTAAGAAATATTCCACCGCCTTAACGTCATGGCGGGTAGTGCGTTCAATATTTTTAACCCGCTGGCCATCCTCAATGCTGAAATTAGTCGCAATCTCCTCTAATCGACGCAACGCGGAAACGGATAATGGAGGCACCTCGGGAATGCCGGAGTGAGACGCTAGAGTTTGCAGCCAGCGGATCTCGACTTCAACACGCCGCCGAATTAATCCAAATTCACTAAAGAGT
This genomic interval carries:
- a CDS encoding L-glutamine-phosphate cytidylyltransferase yields the protein MKVLILAAGIGTRISRHLSGNPKCMLDIGKTTLISYTLQLLKNSGIKKIGIILGYKHQIIKKEIMPYDVEIFYNPFFDVTNSLASAWFARKFIDEPEEIIIMNGDVFMEEEVLNAILKETLDPVIFADSSRREEADYKLGYENNILKKYGKDLMGDDITGEYIGVAKIGKRFIPAFLASLDHLIEEQKHSVWWENALYELSNTKNIYVRDIVGGFWAEVDYIEDYERILAFRKTEQLCNYSV
- a CDS encoding serine---pyruvate transaminase; the encoded protein is MLNFSVGPVLMDEEILEVGSQQIPYFRTHEFSKIMLENEALLKETTGALSSTSALFLTCSGTGAMEAVVINCLTQQDKVLVINGGSFGARFEELCIIHQIPHEVVNLAYGEPLTQERIKEYEGKCFTALLINKHETSTGVLYDMDVVKNFCRAENTLLVVDAISTFLADELSMERDGIDVLIISSQKALALPPGISIVLLNEKIKQKISDRHPRMLYFDFNHYLKDGVRGQTPFTPAVSILLQLNKKLRMISRVGIASIIAQVKEQAEDFRSKLGNLPLKFFHNHLSNALTPLQPLGGWSATELFNVLKNEYNIFVCPNGGTLKETLFRIGHIGAITKKDNNTLIHALWEIQKGMKQ
- the purB gene encoding adenylosuccinate lyase, translated to MDLSPLTALSPLDGRYANQLTNLRPLFSEFGLIRRRVEVEIRWLQTLASHSGIPEVPPLSVSALRRLEEIATNFSIEDGQRVKNIERTTRHDVKAVEYFLKERVAGNTELAAISEFIHFSCTSEDINNLAHALILRDARSHVLLPIMSQLIETLAGMAHRYADVPMLARTHGQPASPTTVGKELANVVHRLRRVHEQVATVALLGKINGAVGNYNAHLAAYPNLDWAAIARAFVTNLGLEWNPYTTQIEPHDGIAELCHAVARFNTVLLDFSRDVWGYISLGYFRSRTLAGEVGSSTMPHKINPIDFENAEGNLGIANALLVHLAEKLPISRWQRDLSDSTVLRNLGVAISHAVLAYRSTLIGLDKLAVDAAILIADLDNHWEVLAEAIQTVMRRYQLEQPYERLKAMTRGHAVNRASLAAFIDTLAEIPVQERARLKELSPATYIGNAADQAREI